The Glycine max cultivar Williams 82 chromosome 12, Glycine_max_v4.0, whole genome shotgun sequence genome window below encodes:
- the LOC100804189 gene encoding arabinosyltransferase RRA2, protein MIGRRDREGPLMRNNSTNSLRKSRVLTAVAIGVLVGCVFAFLFPNGFFVSDSAATNHHLPLAGSKTQENSAGCESTDRVNMLKSEFVAVSEKNAELKKQVRELTERLRLAEQGKDQAQKQFLTLGKQPKAGPFGTVKGLRTNPTVVPDESVNPRLAKILEKVAVKRELIVCLANTNVKEMLEVWFTNIKRVGITNYLVAALDDETAKFCESNQVPVYKRDPDDGVDIIGRTGSNHAVSGLKFRILREFLQLGYSVLLSDVDIVHLQNPFDHLYRDSDVESMSDGHDNMTAYGYNDVFDEPTMGWARYAHTMRIWVYNSGFFYIRPTIPSIELLDRVATRLSKEKAWDQAVFNEELFYPSFPGYDGLHAARRTMDMYLFMNSKVLFKTVRNDANLSKLKPVIIHVNYQPDKLPRMKAIVEYYVNGKQDALKPFPDGSDW, encoded by the exons ATGATTGGGCGCAGAGACAGAGAGGGACCCTTGATGAGGAACAACAGTACTAACTCTCTTCGCAAATCACGGGTCCTAACCGCAGTTGCAATTGGTGTCCTTGTTGGATGCGTCTTCGCTTTCTTGTTCCCCAATGGCTTCTTCGTTTCTGACTCTGCTGCCACTAATCATCATCTCCCTCTCGCGGGATCTAAGACCCAG GAAAATTCAGCTGGATGTGAATCCACGGATCGGGTCAACATGTTGAAATCAGAGTTTGTGGCGGTATCAGAGAAAAATGCTGAGCTTAAAAAACAGGTGAGGGAATTGACTGAAAGGCTTCGGCTTGCAGAGCAAGGGAAAGACCAGGCTCAAAAGCAGTTCCTTACATTAGGAAAACAACCTAAAGCTGGACCTTTTGGTACTGTAAAGGGATTAAGAACCAACCCTACTGTTGTTCCTGATGAATCTGTAAATCCAAGATTGGCAAAGATATTAGAGAAAGTTGCAGTCAAACGAGAGCTTATAGTTTGTCTTGCAAACACCAATGTGAAGGAGATGCTGGAGGTCTGGTTCACCAATATCAAGAGAGTTGGCATAACCAATTATCTAGTTGCTGCTTTAGACGATGAGACTGCAAAGTTTTGTGAATCAAATCAAGTCCCAGTGTATAAAAGAGATCCAGATGATGGTGTTGATATCATTGGAAGAACAGGGAGCAACCATGCTGTCTCTGGTCTTAAATTTCGTATTCTAAGAGAATTTTTGCAGTTGGGATATAGCGTTCTTCTATCAGATGTTGATATTGTACATTTGCAGAATCCTTTTGATCATCTATACCGTGATTCAGACGTGGAGTCCATGAGTGATGGTCATGATAACATGACAGCTTATGGCTATAATGATGTGTTTGATGAGCCTACAATGGGTTGGGCTCGATATGCTCATACAATGAGGATATGGGTTTATAACTCTGGATTCTTCTATATCAGACCAACAATCCCTTCAATTGAGCTTTTGGACCGCGTGGCAACACGACTTTCAAAGGAGAAAGCATGGGACCAGGCGGTTTTCAATGAGGAACTGTTTTACCCCTCATTTCCTGGTTATGATGGGCTTCATGCTGCCAGAAGAACTATGGATATGTATCTCTTCATGAATAGCAAGGTTCTGTTCAAGACAGTGAGGAATGATGCTAACCTAAGCAAATTGAAGCCAGTAATTATTCATGTGAATTACCAACCTGATAAGCTTCCCCGAATGAAAGCAATTGTTGAATACTATGTTAATGGGAAGCAAGATGCTCTCAAACCTTTCCCTGATGGCTCAGATTGGTAA